The following proteins are encoded in a genomic region of Arthrobacter jiangjiafuii:
- a CDS encoding acetylxylan esterase, giving the protein MYTDLPADQLTAYRGSTTAPQDLDRFWSETLEEARRHPLAVDVTPYPSGLRTVELYDVVFPGFGGDPIRAWLRLPARSTRADPDSPLPGVVQYVGYGGGRGDAHENLFWASAGYAHLQMDTRGQGASWSKGETPDAAGSGGPQVPGMMTRGVLDPQTYYYRRLITDAVRAVDAMRGLATVDPARVAVLGMSQGGGLALAAAALCPEVAAAVAFVPFLSDFPRAVTVTDAYPYREIADYLTIQRGQAETVMATLAYFDTVNLVPQATAPALFSVGLMDLTTPPSTVYAAYNNYGGPKELTVWPFNGHEAGAIEDELAALAFLQRQLAG; this is encoded by the coding sequence ATGTACACCGACCTCCCCGCCGACCAGCTGACCGCCTACCGGGGCAGCACCACCGCGCCGCAGGACCTGGACCGCTTCTGGTCCGAGACCCTGGAGGAAGCCCGCCGGCATCCGCTGGCCGTTGACGTCACCCCGTATCCCAGCGGGCTGCGGACGGTGGAGCTCTACGATGTGGTGTTCCCGGGCTTCGGCGGCGACCCCATCCGCGCCTGGCTGCGGCTGCCGGCCCGGAGTACCCGCGCCGACCCCGACAGCCCGCTGCCCGGCGTCGTGCAGTACGTGGGGTACGGCGGCGGGCGCGGCGACGCACACGAGAACCTGTTCTGGGCCTCGGCCGGGTACGCGCACCTGCAGATGGATACCCGTGGCCAGGGTGCCAGCTGGAGCAAGGGCGAAACGCCCGACGCCGCCGGCAGCGGCGGTCCGCAGGTTCCGGGCATGATGACCCGCGGCGTGCTGGATCCGCAGACCTACTATTACCGGCGGCTCATCACCGACGCCGTCCGCGCGGTGGACGCCATGCGGGGCCTGGCCACCGTTGATCCCGCCCGGGTGGCCGTGCTGGGCATGAGCCAGGGCGGGGGGCTTGCCCTGGCAGCAGCTGCGCTGTGCCCGGAGGTGGCCGCCGCCGTCGCCTTCGTTCCCTTCCTTTCGGACTTCCCCCGCGCGGTGACCGTCACCGATGCCTACCCGTACCGGGAGATCGCGGACTATCTGACCATCCAGCGCGGGCAGGCCGAAACGGTGATGGCCACCCTGGCCTACTTCGACACCGTGAACCTGGTGCCGCAGGCCACCGCCCCGGCACTGTTTTCGGTGGGCCTGATGGATCTCACCACTCCCCCGTCCACGGTCTACGCGGCGTACAACAACTATGGCGGGCCCAAGGAGCTGACGGTGTGGCCGTTCAACGGGCACGAGGCCGGAGCCATCGAGGACGAACTCGCCGCCCTGGCCTTCCTGCAGAGGCAGCTGGCGGGCTAG
- a CDS encoding LacI family DNA-binding transcriptional regulator produces the protein MSAPTPSARVTLAELAAEAGVSLSTISKVLNGRTDVSRTTRAKVEVLLDEHGYQRRGTRTPKSRLLELVFHELESAWALEIIRGVENVASENGLSVVLTESGTRHAPGPEWVEGVIARQPAGVVLVFADLPQDCRRQLESRSIPFAIIDPAGDPAPDVPSVGSANWAGGMMATRHLIDLGHTRIAAITGPADVMCSLARIDGYRTALNAAGLPFDRQLIRYGNFHVDGGRDNALELLRQPNRPTAIFAGSDIQALGVLDAARQLGISVPGDLSIVGYDDLQVARWSSPALTTVHQPLIEMAEEAARMVLMLREGEEPNNLRLDLATSLVVRQSTGPAPDAVRPLAAVG, from the coding sequence ATGTCCGCACCCACCCCTTCCGCCCGCGTAACTCTTGCGGAACTGGCTGCGGAAGCCGGCGTTTCACTGTCGACGATTTCGAAAGTCCTGAACGGCAGGACCGACGTTTCCCGCACCACCCGCGCGAAAGTTGAGGTCCTGCTGGATGAGCACGGCTATCAGCGGCGCGGCACCCGCACGCCGAAGTCCCGGCTGCTGGAGCTGGTGTTCCACGAGTTGGAGAGTGCCTGGGCGCTGGAAATCATCCGGGGCGTGGAAAACGTGGCCAGCGAAAACGGGCTCAGCGTGGTGCTTACCGAAAGCGGCACCCGGCATGCGCCAGGCCCCGAATGGGTGGAGGGCGTGATCGCCCGCCAGCCCGCCGGCGTCGTGCTGGTCTTCGCCGACCTGCCGCAGGACTGCCGGCGGCAGCTGGAGTCCCGGTCCATTCCCTTTGCGATCATCGATCCGGCCGGCGATCCGGCTCCGGATGTGCCCTCGGTCGGGTCGGCCAACTGGGCCGGCGGAATGATGGCCACCCGGCACCTCATCGATCTGGGGCACACCCGCATTGCCGCCATCACCGGTCCGGCGGACGTGATGTGTTCTTTGGCGCGGATTGACGGTTACCGTACGGCGCTGAATGCTGCCGGGCTGCCCTTCGACCGCCAGCTGATCCGCTACGGCAACTTCCACGTCGACGGCGGCCGGGACAACGCCCTGGAACTGCTCCGCCAGCCGAACCGTCCCACTGCCATTTTCGCCGGCAGCGACATTCAGGCACTTGGGGTCCTGGATGCTGCTCGCCAGCTCGGGATCTCGGTGCCCGGGGACCTATCGATTGTCGGGTACGACGATCTGCAGGTGGCCCGCTGGTCCAGTCCGGCCCTGACCACGGTGCATCAGCCGCTGATTGAAATGGCTGAGGAGGCGGCGCGGATGGTGCTGATGCTGCGCGAGGGTGAGGAGCCGAACAACCTCCGGCTGGACCTGGCCACCTCCCTGGTGGTGCGGCAGAGCACCGGACCTGCTCCGGATGCGGTCCGCCCGCTGGCCGCTGTGGGGTAG
- a CDS encoding carbohydrate ABC transporter permease, giving the protein MRTRPNYIAGAAAAVWLVIVALPLYVMIAASVQTRADFSANGPLSLPTSLTFDNYLEVFRSGFGGYFLNTFIVTGGVVAIVLLVVPPLSYAIVRSQGRATTLIFRFFLLGLAIPVQAVIVPMFYLINTAGLYDTLLGIILPTAAFALPICTLILTGTMRDITPELYEAMSVDGASPARTFLRLVLPLSKGGLSTIAVFAALQGWNGFLLPLILTQSESTRVITLGLFNFQTQYGVNVPGILAAVTVSMIPVLLVYLFARRALVQGLMGVGGK; this is encoded by the coding sequence ATGCGTACCCGGCCCAACTACATCGCCGGGGCTGCCGCTGCCGTGTGGCTGGTCATCGTGGCCCTGCCGCTGTACGTGATGATCGCGGCCAGCGTCCAGACCCGCGCGGACTTCAGCGCCAACGGCCCGCTCTCGCTGCCCACCAGCCTGACCTTCGACAATTACCTGGAGGTGTTCCGCAGCGGCTTCGGCGGCTACTTCCTGAACACCTTCATCGTCACCGGCGGCGTGGTGGCCATTGTGCTGCTGGTGGTTCCGCCGCTGTCCTATGCCATTGTGCGCAGCCAGGGCCGGGCCACCACGCTGATCTTCCGGTTCTTCCTGCTCGGCCTGGCCATTCCGGTCCAGGCCGTGATCGTGCCGATGTTCTACCTGATCAACACCGCCGGGCTCTATGACACCCTGCTGGGGATCATCCTGCCCACGGCGGCTTTTGCCCTGCCCATCTGCACCCTGATCCTGACCGGCACCATGCGCGACATCACCCCCGAACTGTACGAAGCCATGTCGGTGGACGGTGCCAGTCCGGCCCGCACCTTCCTGCGCCTGGTGCTGCCGCTGTCCAAGGGCGGGCTCTCCACGATTGCCGTGTTTGCCGCCCTGCAGGGCTGGAACGGATTCCTGCTGCCGCTGATCCTGACCCAGTCCGAATCCACCCGGGTGATCACCCTGGGCCTGTTCAACTTCCAAACCCAGTACGGCGTGAACGTGCCGGGGATCCTGGCCGCCGTCACGGTCTCCATGATTCCCGTCCTGCTGGTGTACCTCTTTGCGCGCCGCGCACTTGTCCAAGGCCTCATGGGGGTCGGAGGAAAGTAA
- a CDS encoding ABC transporter substrate-binding protein — protein MKNTHSWFRPAAAATSALALGLSLAACSGGGSEASSNRPENEVHVLVYGDAGNTVEQAMVDSFNETSDVKVVLDTIPGAEYQQKLQTIIDTDSAPDVFFNWGGGSITDFVDAGLLMPLNDFMEEDPQLKDGFLPTVLEAATVDGEMYGIPMRGTQPVMLFSNKDVLASAGITEPPATWDELLADVEQLKAAGVTPIALGGADEWPTQMWFSYVYDRVAGPELFETALNGDPSVWESEESREALGMLRELVDTGAFGNNYQSVKFTDGGSASLLSSGQAGFELMGSWAYSTHRDAAPEFAANSLGFSEFPAVEGGKGAPENVVGNTNNYYSVLADTRYPDTVRDFLKLMYSDEFVQEQVAIGNLPTTTNTEQFLDQATNPEYARFQFDLVQSAPNFQLSWDQEYTPSATPTIHGAVADFFSGRIDEDGFIAAMQGL, from the coding sequence ATGAAGAACACCCACAGCTGGTTCCGCCCGGCCGCCGCTGCCACCAGCGCGCTGGCTCTGGGCCTGTCCCTGGCCGCCTGTTCCGGCGGCGGTTCCGAGGCGTCGTCCAACCGCCCCGAGAATGAAGTGCATGTCCTGGTGTACGGCGACGCCGGCAACACCGTCGAACAGGCCATGGTCGACAGCTTCAACGAAACCTCCGACGTGAAGGTTGTCCTGGACACCATCCCCGGAGCCGAATACCAGCAGAAACTGCAGACCATCATCGACACCGATTCGGCGCCGGACGTCTTCTTCAACTGGGGCGGCGGCTCCATCACCGACTTTGTCGACGCGGGCCTGCTGATGCCGCTGAACGACTTCATGGAGGAGGATCCCCAGCTCAAGGACGGATTCCTGCCCACGGTGCTGGAGGCCGCCACCGTCGACGGCGAGATGTACGGAATTCCGATGCGCGGCACGCAGCCGGTGATGCTCTTTTCCAACAAGGACGTCCTGGCCTCCGCCGGCATCACGGAGCCTCCGGCCACCTGGGACGAGCTGCTGGCGGACGTCGAGCAGCTCAAGGCAGCCGGCGTCACCCCCATTGCCCTTGGCGGCGCAGACGAATGGCCCACCCAGATGTGGTTCTCCTATGTCTATGACCGCGTCGCCGGTCCCGAACTCTTCGAAACGGCCCTGAACGGCGATCCCAGCGTCTGGGAATCCGAAGAAAGCCGTGAAGCACTGGGCATGCTCCGGGAGCTTGTGGACACCGGCGCCTTCGGCAACAACTACCAGTCGGTGAAATTCACCGACGGCGGTTCGGCCTCCCTGCTCTCCAGCGGCCAGGCCGGCTTTGAGCTGATGGGCTCCTGGGCCTACTCCACCCACCGCGACGCCGCCCCCGAGTTCGCCGCCAATTCCCTGGGCTTCAGCGAATTCCCCGCTGTCGAGGGTGGTAAGGGCGCCCCGGAGAACGTGGTCGGCAACACCAACAACTACTACTCCGTGCTGGCGGACACCCGCTACCCGGACACCGTGCGCGACTTCCTGAAGCTGATGTACTCGGACGAATTCGTGCAGGAACAGGTGGCCATCGGCAACCTGCCCACCACCACCAACACCGAGCAGTTCCTGGACCAGGCCACCAATCCGGAGTACGCCCGCTTCCAGTTCGACCTGGTGCAGTCCGCTCCGAACTTCCAGCTCTCCTGGGACCAGGAGTACACGCCCTCGGCCACCCCGACCATCCACGGCGCCGTCGCTGACTTCTTCAGCGGCCGCATCGACGAGGACGGCTTCATCGCGGCGATGCAGGGACTCTAG
- a CDS encoding aldose-1-epimerase, whose protein sequence is MTVTFGPNGRPVELAAGDYRATVFPVGAALAALTRNGKDLVLPLAPDTIPHAFSGKVLMPWPNRITGGRYSFAGTEYQVPVNEPDTAMALHGLVCWEAWEVAEASDTHVVLAHRLMGQPGYPFQLELEAVYTLDAGTGLGVELSARNAGTEPAPYGVSAHPYLTADRAPVDRCVLDVPAARVLGGPEQPGRPLDLAELRDTAGTALSFRGPEPVGARAADHAFTGLPDGAWQVTLTDPETGFGSLLSAQGRDARWLQVYTGEKMGRLGVAVEPMTCPPDAFNSGADLVVLAPGQEHRLAFRIGAVQAGLQQ, encoded by the coding sequence ATGACAGTGACCTTCGGCCCGAACGGCCGACCCGTCGAGCTGGCTGCGGGGGACTACCGGGCCACGGTTTTCCCGGTCGGCGCCGCACTCGCCGCCCTCACCCGGAACGGGAAGGACCTGGTGCTGCCGCTGGCGCCGGATACCATTCCGCACGCCTTCTCCGGCAAGGTGCTGATGCCCTGGCCGAACCGGATCACCGGCGGCCGCTACAGCTTTGCGGGCACCGAGTACCAGGTGCCGGTCAACGAGCCGGACACCGCAATGGCCCTGCACGGGCTGGTCTGCTGGGAGGCCTGGGAGGTGGCCGAGGCCTCGGACACCCACGTGGTGCTAGCACACCGGCTGATGGGCCAGCCCGGGTATCCCTTCCAACTCGAGCTCGAGGCGGTCTACACGCTCGACGCCGGGACGGGCCTGGGCGTGGAACTCTCGGCCCGGAACGCCGGCACCGAACCGGCACCGTACGGTGTCTCGGCCCATCCCTACCTGACCGCCGACCGCGCCCCGGTGGACCGCTGCGTGCTGGATGTTCCCGCCGCCCGGGTGCTCGGCGGCCCGGAGCAGCCCGGCCGGCCGCTGGACCTGGCCGAACTGCGGGACACCGCCGGCACGGCACTGTCCTTCCGGGGCCCGGAACCGGTCGGTGCCCGCGCCGCCGACCACGCCTTCACCGGCCTGCCCGACGGCGCGTGGCAGGTGACACTCACCGATCCGGAGACCGGCTTCGGCTCGCTGCTGTCCGCCCAGGGCAGGGACGCACGCTGGCTGCAGGTCTACACCGGCGAGAAAATGGGCCGGCTGGGCGTGGCGGTGGAGCCCATGACCTGCCCGCCGGATGCCTTCAATTCCGGGGCGGACCTGGTGGTGCTGGCACCGGGGCAGGAGCACCGGCTGGCCTTCCGGATCGGCGCTGTGCAGGCCGGGCTGCAGCAGTAG
- a CDS encoding beta-glucosidase family protein, with protein sequence MTDAITEHASWRNAALPATERADALIAQMTLREKTAQLFGIWVGASAEGGEVAPYQHDMTAVVDLDEILPHGLGQLTRPFGTLPVDAGTGALSLMRSQQRIAASNRFGIPALAHEECLAGFAAWGATAYPVPLAWGATFNPDLIRTMAAAIGADMRSVGIHQGLAPVLDVVRDARWGRVEETIGEDPYLVGTIGTAYIQGLEGAGIVATLKHFAGYSASRAGRNLAPVSIGPREFADVVLAPFEMAVRESGVRSVMHAYTDTDGIPSAADAELLTGLLRETWGFTGTVVADYFGIAFLKELHRIAGTLGEAGSAALSAGVDVELPTVNAFGGHLLREVESGRLDIAVIDRALRRVLIQKIGLGLLDPDWSPVPAALAGTLNDDDGGDGGVTAVADAVRGSITLDPPENRRLAAEVAEQSIILTANNGILPLAAPQRIALIGPNADNPMAFLGCYSFPAHVGSQHPGTPTGIDLPTVAESVRTEFPQSTVTVVQGCSIDGTDTGGFDEARAAAAAADVVIAVLGDRAGLFGRGTSGEGCDVESLVLPGVQQQLLDALLDTGTPVVLTLLTGRPYALGGAPGRAAAVVHSFFPGEEGGPALAGVLSGRINPSGRLPVSVPASPGAQPATYLSAPLGRMTEVSSIDPTPAYAFGHGLGYTSFEFSDLVLDGPAKVPVDGETGISLTVTNTGGRDGAEIVQLYLHDPVASVVRPVQRLIGYARVPLAAGASARVSVTVPADIASFTGARGNRIVEPGMLELQIGCSSTDIRLRREVELTGSTRTVDHTRRLHCDFHVRDLQVREVPVRGFQVGKITGTG encoded by the coding sequence ATGACCGATGCAATCACCGAACACGCCAGCTGGCGGAACGCCGCCCTGCCCGCCACCGAGCGTGCCGACGCCCTGATCGCCCAAATGACGCTGCGGGAAAAGACCGCGCAGCTCTTCGGCATCTGGGTAGGCGCCTCCGCCGAGGGCGGCGAGGTGGCACCGTACCAGCACGATATGACCGCAGTGGTGGACCTGGACGAGATCCTGCCGCACGGGCTGGGCCAGCTCACCCGGCCCTTCGGCACCCTGCCGGTGGATGCCGGCACCGGCGCGCTGTCCCTGATGCGCAGCCAGCAGCGCATCGCCGCCTCCAACCGGTTCGGCATTCCGGCCCTGGCGCACGAGGAATGCCTGGCCGGTTTTGCCGCCTGGGGCGCCACCGCCTATCCGGTCCCGCTGGCCTGGGGCGCCACCTTCAACCCGGACCTCATCCGGACCATGGCCGCCGCCATCGGAGCGGACATGCGCTCGGTGGGCATCCATCAGGGTTTGGCCCCTGTGCTGGATGTGGTGCGCGACGCGCGGTGGGGCCGGGTCGAGGAGACCATCGGCGAGGATCCCTACCTGGTGGGCACCATCGGCACCGCCTACATCCAAGGCCTGGAGGGGGCCGGCATCGTGGCGACGCTGAAGCATTTCGCCGGCTATTCCGCCTCCCGGGCCGGCCGAAACCTGGCGCCGGTGTCCATCGGCCCGCGGGAATTCGCCGACGTCGTCCTCGCCCCGTTCGAAATGGCGGTCCGGGAATCGGGGGTCCGTTCGGTCATGCATGCCTACACCGATACCGACGGCATCCCCTCGGCCGCTGACGCGGAGCTGCTGACCGGGCTGCTGCGTGAGACCTGGGGGTTCACCGGGACAGTGGTGGCCGACTACTTCGGCATCGCCTTCCTCAAGGAACTGCACCGGATCGCCGGCACGCTCGGGGAGGCCGGCAGCGCCGCCCTGAGCGCCGGCGTTGACGTGGAGCTGCCCACCGTCAACGCCTTCGGCGGGCATCTGCTCCGGGAGGTGGAATCCGGCCGGCTGGATATCGCCGTGATCGACCGCGCCCTGCGCCGGGTCCTGATCCAGAAGATCGGCCTCGGGCTGCTGGATCCGGACTGGAGCCCGGTGCCTGCCGCGCTGGCGGGCACACTGAACGACGACGACGGCGGCGACGGCGGCGTCACGGCCGTGGCCGATGCGGTGCGCGGCAGCATCACCCTGGACCCGCCCGAGAACCGTCGGCTGGCGGCGGAGGTCGCCGAGCAGTCCATCATCCTGACCGCCAACAACGGCATCCTGCCGCTGGCCGCACCGCAGCGGATCGCGCTGATCGGCCCCAATGCGGACAATCCAATGGCGTTCCTGGGCTGTTATTCCTTTCCAGCCCATGTGGGCAGCCAGCATCCCGGCACCCCGACCGGCATCGACCTGCCCACCGTCGCGGAGTCGGTGCGCACCGAGTTCCCGCAGAGCACCGTGACCGTGGTGCAGGGCTGCAGCATCGACGGCACGGACACCGGCGGCTTCGACGAGGCGCGCGCTGCCGCGGCGGCGGCCGACGTCGTCATCGCCGTCCTGGGCGACCGCGCCGGCCTCTTTGGCCGCGGCACCAGCGGCGAAGGCTGCGACGTGGAATCCCTGGTCCTGCCAGGCGTGCAGCAGCAGCTCCTGGATGCGCTGCTGGACACCGGCACCCCGGTGGTCCTGACCCTGCTCACCGGCCGGCCCTACGCCCTGGGCGGCGCGCCCGGGCGCGCTGCCGCCGTCGTGCATTCCTTCTTTCCCGGCGAGGAAGGCGGCCCGGCCCTCGCCGGGGTCCTCAGCGGCCGGATCAATCCCAGCGGCCGGCTGCCGGTCAGTGTGCCGGCGTCGCCGGGTGCTCAGCCGGCCACCTACCTGAGTGCACCGCTGGGCCGGATGACCGAGGTGTCCAGCATCGACCCGACCCCTGCCTATGCCTTTGGCCACGGCCTGGGGTACACGAGCTTCGAGTTCTCCGACCTGGTCCTGGACGGGCCGGCGAAGGTTCCGGTGGACGGGGAAACCGGCATCAGCCTCACCGTGACCAATACGGGAGGGCGCGACGGCGCGGAGATTGTCCAGCTGTACCTGCACGATCCGGTGGCTTCGGTGGTGCGTCCGGTGCAGCGGCTCATCGGCTACGCCCGGGTGCCGCTGGCAGCCGGCGCATCGGCCCGGGTTTCCGTCACCGTCCCGGCCGACATCGCTTCCTTCACCGGCGCCCGCGGGAACCGGATCGTGGAGCCGGGGATGCTGGAGCTGCAGATCGGATGCTCCAGCACCGATATCCGGCTGCGCCGGGAGGTGGAACTGACGGGCAGCACCCGGACGGTGGACCACACCCGGCGGCTGCACTGTGATTTCCACGTGCGCGACCTTCAGGTGCGCGAGGTCCCGGTGCGCGGCTTTCAGGTCGGAAAGATCACCGGCACCGGCTAG
- a CDS encoding carbohydrate ABC transporter permease: protein MTTLIPPRSTAPEGSPATPPARGGRDRKTRPGVLWTLPATVFFLLFAVVPLVAVVVLSFSSWRGLGDPKFVGLENWQELAGDSVMIQSLWLSLLFIVLGVLTQTPISILLGVWAAGEQRSRAVLSAIYFVPLLLSSAAISVLWRALLDPNFGIPGQLRWLFGDGNLFGHQASAIGVIIFVGMWQFTPFHTLIYQGAARSVPPVLYQAAEVDGAGRVRQFFSITLPQMRNSIITSVILMVVGGLTTFETVLILTNGGPGTETTITAFYMYEQAFRRFDFGVGAAVALVLVVVATTISLIMVKVSGYDKMRSTMEGL from the coding sequence ATGACAACGCTGATTCCACCCCGTTCCACCGCGCCGGAGGGTTCCCCCGCGACCCCTCCGGCCCGGGGCGGTCGGGACCGCAAGACCCGCCCGGGCGTGCTCTGGACCCTGCCGGCCACGGTGTTCTTCCTGCTCTTCGCCGTGGTGCCGCTGGTCGCCGTCGTCGTGCTTTCCTTCAGTTCCTGGCGCGGCCTGGGCGATCCCAAGTTCGTGGGGCTGGAGAACTGGCAGGAACTGGCCGGCGACTCGGTGATGATCCAAAGCCTGTGGCTGAGCCTGCTGTTCATTGTGCTCGGCGTCCTCACCCAGACCCCCATCAGCATCCTGCTTGGTGTCTGGGCGGCGGGCGAGCAGCGCAGCCGGGCCGTGCTCTCCGCCATCTACTTTGTGCCGCTGCTGCTGTCCTCGGCCGCGATTTCGGTGCTCTGGCGGGCACTGCTGGATCCCAACTTCGGGATTCCGGGGCAGTTGCGCTGGCTGTTCGGCGACGGGAACCTGTTTGGCCACCAGGCGAGCGCCATCGGCGTCATCATCTTCGTGGGGATGTGGCAGTTCACGCCGTTCCACACCCTGATCTACCAGGGCGCTGCCCGGTCCGTGCCGCCGGTGCTCTACCAGGCGGCCGAGGTGGACGGCGCGGGCAGGGTCCGGCAGTTCTTCAGCATCACCTTGCCGCAGATGCGCAACAGCATCATCACCTCGGTGATCCTGATGGTGGTGGGCGGGCTGACCACCTTCGAAACCGTGCTGATCCTGACCAATGGCGGGCCCGGCACGGAAACCACCATCACCGCCTTCTACATGTACGAGCAGGCGTTCCGCCGCTTCGACTTCGGCGTCGGAGCAGCCGTCGCCTTGGTCCTGGTGGTGGTGGCCACCACCATCTCCCTGATCATGGTGAAGGTCTCCGGCTACGACAAAATGCGCAGCACCATGGAGGGACTCTAG
- a CDS encoding FGGY family carbohydrate kinase, whose protein sequence is MALVAGVDTSTQSCKVVIRDAATGALVREGSARHPDGTEVDPQAWWAALQEAAAAAGGLDDVEAVSVGGQQHGMVCLDETGAVVRPALLWNDTRSAAAADNLVSEAGPDGARYWADTTGTVPVASITAAKLRWLAENEPDNAARTAAVCLPHDWLSWRLAGHGPGSGAEGLAALATDRSDASGTGYWSPATGRYLPEVLEQTLGHVPVLPRVLGPLEAGGRTPAGALIGPGAGDNAAAALGVAAGVGDVVVSVGTSGTVFAVTADRTADASGLVAGFADATGHFLPLTATLNAARVLDATAALLGVDLPGLTRLALGAPAGAGGLILVPYFEGERTPNLPEATGSLHGITLANYTPSNLARAAMEGVACSLADGLAAVTALGIEARRVILVGGAARSEALQQAVSSVFGLPVTVPQPGEYVADGAARQAAAVLTGEWPAWHDGASAVVSAAPAPSVLARYRQAAGNPTLPALR, encoded by the coding sequence ATGGCCCTGGTCGCCGGTGTGGACACCTCCACCCAATCCTGCAAGGTGGTGATCCGGGATGCCGCCACCGGTGCCCTGGTCCGCGAAGGCAGTGCACGCCATCCGGATGGCACCGAGGTGGATCCCCAGGCCTGGTGGGCCGCCCTGCAGGAGGCGGCCGCGGCGGCCGGGGGACTGGACGACGTCGAAGCGGTCTCGGTGGGCGGGCAGCAGCACGGCATGGTCTGCCTGGATGAGACCGGTGCCGTGGTCCGGCCGGCCTTGCTGTGGAACGACACCCGCTCGGCGGCCGCCGCCGACAATCTGGTGTCCGAGGCGGGGCCCGACGGCGCCCGGTACTGGGCGGACACGACCGGAACGGTTCCGGTGGCCTCGATCACCGCCGCGAAACTGCGCTGGCTGGCCGAGAACGAACCGGACAACGCAGCCCGCACCGCCGCGGTCTGCCTGCCGCACGACTGGCTCAGCTGGCGGCTGGCCGGCCACGGCCCGGGCAGCGGAGCCGAGGGCCTGGCGGCCCTGGCCACGGACCGGTCGGATGCCTCCGGCACCGGCTACTGGTCTCCGGCCACCGGCCGCTACCTGCCCGAAGTGCTGGAACAGACCCTGGGCCACGTGCCGGTGCTGCCCCGCGTGCTGGGACCGCTGGAGGCCGGCGGACGCACTCCGGCCGGTGCCCTCATCGGTCCCGGCGCCGGGGACAATGCCGCCGCGGCACTCGGTGTGGCCGCCGGGGTGGGCGACGTCGTCGTCTCCGTGGGCACCTCCGGCACCGTTTTTGCCGTCACCGCGGACCGGACCGCCGACGCCAGCGGCCTGGTGGCAGGTTTTGCCGATGCCACCGGCCACTTCCTGCCCCTGACCGCCACCCTGAACGCCGCCCGCGTGCTCGATGCCACCGCAGCACTGCTCGGCGTGGACCTGCCCGGGCTGACCCGGCTGGCGCTGGGCGCACCGGCCGGTGCCGGGGGACTGATCCTGGTCCCGTACTTCGAGGGCGAGCGGACACCGAACCTGCCCGAGGCCACCGGCTCGCTGCACGGGATCACGCTGGCCAACTACACGCCGTCGAACCTTGCCCGCGCCGCCATGGAGGGCGTGGCCTGTTCGCTGGCCGATGGTCTGGCCGCCGTTACCGCGCTGGGCATTGAGGCGCGGCGGGTGATCCTGGTGGGCGGAGCGGCCCGGTCCGAAGCGCTGCAGCAGGCCGTGTCCTCGGTGTTCGGGCTGCCGGTGACCGTGCCGCAGCCTGGGGAATACGTGGCCGACGGCGCCGCCCGGCAGGCCGCCGCCGTCCTCACCGGGGAATGGCCGGCCTGGCACGACGGCGCGTCGGCGGTGGTCTCCGCCGCTCCGGCACCGTCGGTGCTGGCACGTTACCGGCAGGCCGCCGGGAATCCGACGCTGCCGGCGCTCCGGTAA
- a CDS encoding GNAT family N-acetyltransferase encodes MQTLETPRLLLRPYTSEDAGFVLDLYSRLEVQRYIGTTPKLMQDRSEALALIEAWARVDDGTCGIWAVQDKKGANLAGTLLLKSIPASGPQRAPSGDTEIGWHFHPDSWGRGYASEAGAVVLAHAFDAGLAQVVAVTNPANTASMRVCTRIGMQHRGSTDRYYNTDCELFTADNPA; translated from the coding sequence ATGCAAACCCTGGAGACGCCCCGCCTACTCCTGCGCCCGTACACCTCCGAGGACGCCGGCTTCGTCCTTGACCTGTACTCCCGCCTGGAGGTCCAGCGCTACATCGGGACCACCCCGAAGCTGATGCAGGACCGGTCCGAGGCACTCGCCCTCATTGAGGCCTGGGCCCGCGTGGATGACGGGACCTGCGGCATCTGGGCCGTGCAGGACAAGAAGGGCGCGAACCTGGCCGGGACGCTGCTGCTCAAGTCCATCCCGGCGTCGGGCCCGCAACGTGCACCGTCCGGGGACACCGAAATCGGCTGGCACTTCCATCCCGACAGCTGGGGCAGGGGCTACGCGTCGGAAGCGGGCGCCGTCGTGCTGGCGCATGCGTTCGATGCGGGGCTGGCGCAGGTCGTGGCGGTCACCAACCCTGCCAATACCGCGTCGATGCGGGTCTGCACGAGAATCGGCATGCAGCACCGGGGCAGCACGGACCGGTACTACAACACCGACTGCGAGCTGTTCACCGCCGACAACCCGGCCTAG